A single window of Athene noctua chromosome 1, bAthNoc1.hap1.1, whole genome shotgun sequence DNA harbors:
- the AP1S2 gene encoding AP-1 complex subunit sigma-2, whose protein sequence is MQFMLLFSRQGKLRLQKWYVPLSDKEKKKITRELVQTVLARKPKMCSFLEWRDLKIVYKRYASLYFCCAIEDQDNELITLEIIHRYVELLDKYFGSVCELDIIFNFEKAYFILDEFLLGGEVQETSKKNVLKAIEQADLLQEEAETPRSVLEEIGLT, encoded by the exons ATGCAGTTTATGTTGCTTTTTAGTCGCCAGGGGAAACTGAGACTCCAGAAGTGGTATGTCCCATTATCtgacaaagaaaagaagaaaatcacaaGGGAACTTGTTCAAACAGTATTAGCTCGCAAACCGAAAATGTGCAGCTTCCTGGAATGGAGAGACCTGAAGATTGTCTACAAAAG ATATGCAAGTCTCTATTTTTGTTGTGCTATTGAAGATCAGGACAATGAACTAATAACTCTGGAAATAATTCATCGCTATGTAGAACTTCTTGACAAATATTTTGGCAGT GTATGTGAACTTGATATCATCTTCAATTTTGAAAAAGCCTATTTTATTCTGGATGAGTTCCTTTTAGGAGGGGAAGTTCAGGAGACTTCCAAGAAAAATGTTCTCAAAGCCATTGAACAGGCAGATCTTCTACAGGAG